A portion of the Paenibacillus sp. PvR098 genome contains these proteins:
- the bshC gene encoding bacillithiol biosynthesis cysteine-adding enzyme BshC — translation MRLEAIQWESGQPLTDDYGSRFEKTGELYDYNPWEMESWRARASWLDHERVRGADRQRVADVLRRFNERAGNACEAMDAIERLRDPQTLCVVGGQQASLFTGPLLVIYKAITLIRTAREFSEKLNRPVVPVFWIAGEDHDFDEVNHVNYLTSNLQVDKIKVDHPTGLRTSVSQTKLNREQWEEALQQLEQSLMPTEFKDGLVQSLRAAAEESATLVDGFARLMAKLFGSYGLVLLDSDDPALRKLEGTMFRTMVERSSELSDAFLMGREQLLAAGYEPQAELHTKAANLFVYDEEGERTLLYADDNGGFTDRKGERRFSRERLLDWADTAPERLSNNVMTRPLMQEFILPVLAAVLGPAEIAYWGLTREAFHRLGMRMPLLVPRLGFTLVEGTVHKNMQKYGLTFEDVLQRLEDKQQEWLRAQDRLQLEARFSEVKEQFRIGYEPLIAAISEINPGLKKLGDTNLGKIIEQIEFLQHKAEDGLRSQNEAGLRQFQRIGLSIVPGGKAQERVYNISAYLNKYGEGWLKELLELPMNMDGKHYICYM, via the coding sequence GTGCGTTTGGAAGCAATACAATGGGAATCCGGCCAGCCTTTGACGGACGATTACGGGAGCCGTTTTGAGAAGACGGGCGAGCTTTATGATTATAATCCATGGGAAATGGAAAGCTGGCGGGCCCGGGCATCCTGGCTTGACCATGAGCGCGTTCGTGGTGCGGACCGTCAGCGTGTGGCGGACGTTTTGCGCCGATTCAATGAGCGGGCGGGTAACGCTTGTGAAGCGATGGATGCGATCGAGCGGCTGAGGGACCCCCAGACGCTGTGCGTGGTTGGCGGTCAGCAGGCGTCTCTTTTCACCGGACCACTGCTTGTTATTTATAAGGCGATTACTTTGATTAGAACGGCAAGGGAATTCTCGGAGAAGCTGAACCGCCCGGTGGTCCCCGTTTTTTGGATTGCCGGCGAAGATCATGATTTCGATGAAGTTAACCATGTGAATTACCTGACTTCAAACCTTCAAGTGGATAAAATCAAGGTCGACCATCCTACAGGCTTGCGTACGTCTGTAAGCCAGACGAAGCTGAACCGGGAGCAATGGGAAGAAGCGCTGCAGCAGCTCGAGCAGTCGCTCATGCCGACAGAGTTCAAGGATGGCCTTGTGCAATCGTTAAGAGCTGCAGCGGAGGAGTCGGCCACCCTGGTCGATGGTTTCGCCAGGTTGATGGCTAAGCTGTTCGGTTCGTACGGCCTCGTGCTCCTCGACTCCGACGACCCGGCCCTGCGGAAGCTGGAGGGTACGATGTTCCGGACAATGGTGGAACGAAGCAGTGAGCTGAGTGATGCCTTTTTGATGGGGCGTGAACAATTGCTCGCAGCAGGCTATGAGCCCCAAGCCGAGCTGCATACGAAAGCAGCGAATCTATTCGTTTACGACGAAGAAGGCGAACGGACCCTGTTGTATGCGGATGATAATGGAGGCTTTACAGACCGTAAGGGCGAGCGCAGATTTTCCCGGGAACGGCTGCTCGACTGGGCGGATACCGCTCCGGAGAGGCTCAGCAATAACGTCATGACCAGGCCGCTGATGCAGGAGTTTATACTGCCTGTGCTGGCTGCGGTGCTCGGTCCTGCGGAGATTGCCTATTGGGGTTTGACACGAGAGGCGTTCCACCGACTCGGGATGCGAATGCCGCTGCTGGTTCCCCGCCTCGGTTTCACGCTAGTCGAGGGTACGGTACACAAAAACATGCAAAAATACGGGCTGACGTTCGAGGATGTGCTGCAGCGTCTTGAGGACAAACAGCAGGAATGGCTGCGGGCTCAGGACCGTTTACAGCTTGAGGCAAGGTTTAGTGAAGTGAAGGAACAGTTCCGAATAGGCTACGAGCCCTTGATTGCGGCTATTTCCGAAATTAATCCGGGCCTTAAGAAATTAGGCGATACCAATCTGGGCAAAATTATCGAGCAGATCGAATTTTTACAGCACAAAGCGGAGGATGGACTGCGTTCACAGAACGAGGCAGGGCTGAGGCAGTTTCAAAGAATCGGTCTTTCGATAGTGCCCGGCGGGAAGGCGCAGGAACGCGTTTATAATATCTCCGCTTATTTGAATAAGTACGGTGAAGGTTGGCTGAAGGAGCTGCTGGAGCTTCCGATGAACATGGACGGAAAGCATTATATATGTTATATGTAG
- a CDS encoding stage V sporulation protein D codes for MRASNVTVRRRLFAALIVGTILFLALVVRLAYVQIWVGPELSDKAEDSWRRDIKVTAKRGEILDRNGVQLAYNISSPTVVAVPAQIKDPKTTAAKIAAVLQISEETVYKQITVRKSSVYIRPGGRKITIEKADEIRDLQLPGIWVTEDNKRHYPFGGLAAHVLGFTGDYNQGLTGIELKYDKTLTGIDGSISYLSDAAGHLMPGSTDEYKEPLAGLNLQLTIDSHIQSIMERELDQTMVKYQPKHVVAIAMDPNNGEILAMGSRPGFEPGNYKGYPVENYNRNLPIWMTYEPGSTFKIITLAAALEEKKISLTEGFHDPGAIEVAGARLRCWKRGGHGSETFLQVVENSCNPGFVVMGQRLGKEKLFDYIHNFGFGKKTGIDLGGEENGIMFKLSRVGPVELATTSFGQGVSVTPIQQITAVSAAINGGKLFKPHVAKGWYKPETGELVDSMKPEVVRQVISPETSKQVRETLESVVANGTGRNAFVDGYRVGGKTGTAQKVINGRYSSDEHIVSFIGFAPADDPKVVIYAAVDDPQGIQFGGLIAAPLVKNIMEDTLRYMKIPPRKDQMERKYVYGDTKIVEVPNLVGMSITDIYEQLNMNFQLAKSGVGRTVINQVPKPGTRIEQGSTIRIYLSDAQSAPDGGAKPQMQ; via the coding sequence ATGAGGGCATCGAACGTAACGGTTCGTCGACGTTTATTCGCCGCACTGATCGTGGGCACGATTCTTTTCTTGGCGCTGGTGGTGCGGCTCGCGTACGTGCAGATTTGGGTTGGTCCGGAGCTGTCGGACAAAGCGGAGGACTCATGGCGCAGGGACATCAAAGTCACGGCCAAACGAGGAGAAATCCTCGACCGCAACGGGGTGCAGCTAGCTTACAACATCAGTTCGCCAACGGTTGTGGCGGTTCCAGCCCAAATTAAAGATCCGAAGACAACAGCGGCTAAGATCGCCGCAGTGCTGCAGATCAGTGAGGAAACAGTCTACAAACAAATCACAGTCCGGAAATCCAGTGTATACATCAGGCCAGGCGGACGCAAAATTACGATTGAAAAAGCGGATGAAATCCGCGACCTGCAGCTACCTGGCATATGGGTAACAGAGGATAACAAAAGGCATTATCCGTTCGGTGGCTTGGCAGCCCATGTGCTTGGGTTTACGGGCGATTATAATCAAGGTTTGACAGGCATAGAATTGAAATATGACAAAACGTTGACGGGTATTGACGGAAGTATCTCGTATTTGTCCGATGCAGCCGGGCATTTGATGCCGGGATCCACGGATGAATACAAGGAGCCGCTGGCTGGCTTAAACCTGCAGCTCACGATCGACAGTCATATCCAATCGATCATGGAGCGTGAGCTCGACCAAACCATGGTCAAATATCAACCCAAGCATGTAGTTGCCATCGCGATGGATCCGAATAACGGGGAAATACTGGCCATGGGTTCCCGGCCTGGCTTTGAGCCAGGCAATTACAAAGGGTATCCGGTAGAGAATTACAACCGGAACCTGCCGATTTGGATGACCTATGAGCCGGGCTCAACATTTAAGATCATTACGTTGGCGGCTGCCCTCGAGGAGAAAAAAATAAGCTTGACCGAAGGATTTCACGATCCCGGCGCCATTGAGGTCGCAGGGGCGAGGCTCCGCTGCTGGAAACGGGGCGGACATGGAAGCGAGACCTTCCTTCAAGTGGTTGAGAATTCCTGCAACCCCGGCTTTGTTGTTATGGGGCAAAGGTTAGGCAAAGAGAAGCTGTTTGATTATATCCACAACTTCGGCTTCGGCAAAAAAACAGGCATCGATTTGGGCGGCGAAGAGAATGGAATTATGTTTAAACTGTCGCGTGTCGGTCCTGTTGAACTTGCAACGACCTCGTTTGGGCAAGGCGTATCCGTCACTCCGATTCAGCAAATCACGGCGGTATCTGCGGCCATTAATGGCGGCAAGCTATTTAAACCGCACGTAGCCAAAGGCTGGTATAAGCCCGAAACAGGCGAGCTTGTCGACTCCATGAAGCCGGAGGTGGTACGTCAAGTGATCTCACCGGAGACATCCAAGCAGGTGCGTGAAACATTAGAGAGCGTCGTTGCTAATGGTACCGGACGAAATGCATTCGTCGATGGTTATCGCGTAGGAGGAAAAACAGGGACAGCGCAAAAAGTCATCAACGGGCGTTATTCATCCGACGAGCATATTGTTTCGTTCATTGGGTTTGCTCCCGCAGACGACCCTAAGGTCGTTATTTATGCCGCCGTAGACGATCCGCAGGGCATCCAATTTGGCGGTTTGATTGCTGCTCCGTTGGTTAAGAATATAATGGAAGATACGCTGCGGTACATGAAGATTCCGCCGAGGAAGGATCAAATGGAGCGGAAGTATGTGTATGGGGATACCAAGATCGTGGAAGTGCCTAATTTGGTAGGGATGAGCATTACGGATATATATGAACAGCTCAACATGAATTTCCAGCTTGCCAAATCTGGAGTCGGGCGAACGGTGATAAATCAAGTGCCAAAGCCCGGTACGCGGATTGAGCAGGGATCTACAATCCGGATTTATTTATCCGATGCGCAGTCGGCTCCAGATGGAGGAGCCAAACCGCAAATGCAATAG
- the ftsL gene encoding cell division protein FtsL, translating to MPAYMHGNLATKQKTQPKVKIKETKKVIYRNKALPLQEKLLYLFTVLICVVVAGLIIWRYALIYEMNADIKSIEQKISKLEAENSILKQRVEGLSDPRRLEEEAKKLGYGVPADNQVKPSGTAKSGSSSASSQGIAANTKIPKDQP from the coding sequence TTGCCAGCTTACATGCATGGAAATTTAGCGACAAAACAAAAAACGCAGCCCAAAGTAAAGATCAAAGAAACCAAAAAAGTCATTTACCGAAATAAGGCGCTGCCGCTGCAGGAGAAGCTTCTTTATTTGTTCACAGTCCTCATTTGCGTTGTGGTTGCAGGATTGATCATCTGGCGGTATGCTCTAATCTATGAAATGAATGCGGACATCAAGTCCATCGAACAGAAAATCAGCAAGCTGGAAGCAGAGAACAGTATTTTGAAGCAGCGGGTGGAGGGATTGTCTGATCCGAGAAGGCTGGAAGAGGAAGCCAAAAAGCTCGGTTACGGAGTTCCTGCTGACAACCAGGTCAAGCCGTCCGGCACCGCTAAATCGGGTTCATCGTCAGCGTCTTCTCAAGGCATAGCTGCAAATACGAAAATACCAAAGGATCAACCCTGA
- the mraZ gene encoding division/cell wall cluster transcriptional repressor MraZ, with protein MFMGEFQHTVDEKGRMIVPAKFREALGTSFIVTRGLDQCLFVYPMQEWSVLEQKLKSLPLMKSDARAFTRFFFSGATECELDKQGRVNLPNNLIEHAKLDKDCVVIGVSNRVEIWSKSIWENYFQESEESFNEIAEKLVDFNFDL; from the coding sequence GTGTTCATGGGCGAGTTTCAACATACCGTTGACGAGAAAGGCCGCATGATCGTGCCGGCAAAATTTCGCGAAGCCCTTGGAACATCGTTTATCGTCACTCGAGGCTTAGATCAATGCTTGTTCGTCTACCCAATGCAGGAATGGTCGGTTCTGGAGCAGAAGCTCAAATCGCTGCCGCTTATGAAGTCCGATGCCCGTGCATTTACCCGGTTTTTTTTCTCCGGCGCCACCGAGTGCGAGCTGGACAAACAGGGCAGGGTGAACCTGCCGAACAATTTAATTGAACATGCCAAGCTGGACAAGGATTGTGTTGTTATCGGCGTTTCCAATCGGGTGGAGATTTGGAGTAAGTCGATTTGGGAAAACTATTTCCAAGAGTCCGAGGAATCTTTTAATGAGATTGCTGAAAAATTGGTCGACTTTAACTTTGATTTGTAA
- a CDS encoding DUF4349 domain-containing protein translates to MPKVQRGLVRKPRAMWTRIWRGIAIALLAVLALAGCSASSDEAASSTFADTSLSSQNEASDSNGSPGAAPAHQANTAEKASESSGAGGSTAGVTAPAQTVLEPFSRKIIYTANLVMQVDDYAEAESRVQEVIKQSGGYILQFNENSSAVEKYGVFTIKVPANGFQSMLDLLEQINPKMQKNMQGQDVTEEYVDLSARLKAKQVMEGRLVAFMEKAEKTDELVAFSNELGKVQEEIERIQGRMRYLEQNVAYSTIELRVAQKIGSAEVIKAQDQGPLIGRAAAALNGTTTVLAFLFQWVVVIAAGALPVLLLLALAVIPFYLIRKRRKAKLEDIRTRLSEQNQLQEPKNE, encoded by the coding sequence ATGCCAAAGGTGCAGAGAGGATTGGTAAGGAAGCCTCGAGCCATGTGGACTCGCATATGGAGAGGAATAGCGATTGCTCTGTTAGCTGTATTGGCATTGGCGGGCTGCAGCGCCTCGAGCGACGAGGCCGCTTCGTCAACGTTTGCGGATACATCGTTGTCGAGCCAGAACGAAGCTTCGGATAGCAATGGAAGCCCGGGGGCGGCTCCTGCTCATCAAGCAAACACAGCGGAGAAAGCGTCGGAGAGCTCAGGAGCCGGGGGCAGCACCGCAGGTGTCACAGCACCTGCACAGACAGTGTTGGAGCCGTTCAGCCGCAAGATCATTTACACGGCCAACCTGGTGATGCAGGTGGACGATTATGCGGAAGCGGAGTCCAGGGTGCAGGAGGTTATTAAGCAGTCGGGCGGGTACATTTTGCAGTTCAACGAGAATTCATCGGCTGTGGAAAAATACGGGGTTTTTACGATTAAAGTGCCTGCCAACGGATTCCAATCCATGCTTGACCTTCTAGAGCAAATCAACCCGAAAATGCAAAAAAACATGCAGGGTCAAGATGTTACGGAGGAATACGTCGATCTGTCTGCACGGCTAAAGGCGAAGCAAGTGATGGAAGGCCGATTGGTCGCTTTTATGGAAAAAGCGGAGAAAACGGACGAATTGGTCGCTTTTTCTAACGAGCTGGGCAAGGTACAGGAGGAAATTGAGCGCATCCAAGGGCGAATGAGGTACTTGGAGCAAAACGTGGCCTATTCCACCATTGAGCTCAGAGTTGCGCAAAAGATCGGTTCTGCGGAAGTGATCAAGGCGCAGGACCAAGGACCGCTGATCGGGCGAGCGGCGGCGGCACTGAACGGAACAACGACGGTGCTTGCTTTCTTATTCCAGTGGGTGGTTGTGATCGCAGCGGGGGCGCTGCCTGTTCTGCTTCTGCTGGCGCTGGCCGTTATTCCTTTCTATTTGATACGGAAGCGGCGTAAGGCGAAACTGGAGGACATTCGGACTAGGCTTTCTGAACAGAATCAGCTTCAAGAACCGAAAAACGAATAA
- a CDS encoding adenosylhomocysteinase — translation MKSTIDKSVIRDIALAPEGHLKIDWVNAHMPVLNRIREQFEKEQPFKGLKVAISLHLEAKTAYLAKVVQAGGADVTICGSNPLSTQDDVCAALVEDGITVFAKYNPEPNEYKEMFIKTLETEPDLIIDDGGDLVMILHSERKDLIKNVRGGAEETTTGILRLKSLEKDGQLQFPMVAVNDAFCKYLFDNRYGTGQSVWDGINRTTNLVVAGKTVVVVGYGWCGKGVAMRAKGLGANVIVTEIDAIKAVEAYMDGFEVMPMLEAAKVGDFFVTVTGNRDVIRGEHYEVMKDGAILSNAGHFDVEVNKPELEALSVSIRTVRRNIEEYTLKDGRKFYILAEGRLVNLAAGDGHPAEIMDMTFALQAMSLKYVNDNYKQIGPKVVNVPYELDEQVARFKLSSLGKGIDSLTEEQKSYLDSWTEH, via the coding sequence ATGAAAAGTACCATTGATAAAAGCGTGATCCGTGACATCGCCCTGGCGCCGGAAGGCCATTTGAAAATCGATTGGGTGAACGCCCACATGCCGGTGCTAAACCGTATTCGCGAGCAGTTCGAGAAGGAGCAGCCGTTCAAAGGCTTGAAGGTAGCAATATCGCTTCACTTGGAGGCGAAGACAGCTTATCTTGCTAAAGTAGTGCAGGCCGGTGGAGCTGATGTGACGATTTGCGGCAGCAATCCGCTGTCGACGCAGGATGACGTGTGTGCTGCGCTGGTGGAGGACGGGATCACTGTATTTGCCAAATATAACCCGGAACCGAATGAATATAAGGAAATGTTCATCAAAACGCTGGAAACCGAGCCGGACCTGATCATTGACGACGGCGGCGACCTGGTTATGATTCTGCATTCGGAACGCAAAGACCTGATCAAGAACGTCCGCGGCGGCGCAGAAGAAACGACCACAGGCATTCTCCGACTGAAATCACTCGAAAAAGACGGGCAGCTGCAGTTCCCGATGGTAGCCGTCAACGACGCCTTCTGCAAATATTTGTTCGATAACCGCTATGGTACAGGCCAGTCCGTTTGGGACGGCATCAATCGGACGACGAATCTTGTCGTTGCGGGCAAAACGGTTGTTGTTGTAGGCTACGGCTGGTGCGGCAAAGGTGTGGCCATGCGGGCCAAAGGACTTGGCGCCAATGTCATCGTTACGGAAATTGATGCGATCAAAGCAGTTGAAGCATATATGGACGGATTCGAAGTCATGCCAATGCTGGAAGCGGCCAAGGTAGGCGACTTTTTCGTAACCGTAACAGGCAATCGTGACGTGATTCGCGGAGAACACTACGAGGTCATGAAGGACGGTGCCATTCTATCCAATGCAGGACACTTCGACGTGGAGGTTAACAAGCCTGAACTCGAAGCACTCTCCGTTTCCATACGCACAGTTCGCCGTAATATCGAAGAATATACGCTGAAGGACGGCCGTAAATTTTATATTTTGGCAGAAGGCCGTTTGGTCAACCTGGCAGCAGGCGACGGACACCCGGCGGAAATCATGGATATGACCTTCGCTTTGCAGGCGATGTCTCTGAAATATGTAAACGACAATTATAAGCAAATCGGCCCTAAAGTCGTCAATGTGCCATATGAGTTGGATGAGCAGGTGGCTCGTTTCAAGCTTTCTTCACTAGGCAAAGGTATTGACTCGCTCACTGAGGAGCAAAAAAGCTACCTAGACAGCTGGACTGAGCACTAA
- the rsmH gene encoding 16S rRNA (cytosine(1402)-N(4))-methyltransferase RsmH yields MFHHITVLKQEAVEGLHIKPDGVYVDCTLGGAGHSLEIASRLGPGGLLIAFDQDDAALDNARQRLAGVADRVKLVRSNFRFIERELARIPEALKDGRPQVDGILFDLGVSSPQLDEADRGFSYNHDAELDMRMDRTAPLTARDIVNDWSDKEIADILFEYGEEKFARRIAAKIIAARAEAPIETTGQLVELIKEAIPAAARRTGPHPAKRSFQALRIAVNDELGAFEEALEQSIRCLVPGGRAAVITFHSLEDRICKQTFTKYVSKCTCPPDFPLCVCNPVGVVKLINRKPIEAGTEELEDNPRARSAKLRIAEKLPS; encoded by the coding sequence ATGTTTCATCACATAACCGTACTTAAGCAGGAAGCAGTGGAAGGTCTACATATAAAACCGGACGGCGTATACGTGGATTGTACGCTTGGCGGTGCTGGGCACAGCTTGGAGATTGCATCGAGGCTTGGTCCCGGGGGATTGCTGATCGCATTCGATCAGGACGATGCAGCGTTGGACAATGCCCGGCAGCGATTAGCCGGTGTAGCGGATAGGGTGAAGCTGGTTCGCAGTAATTTTCGTTTTATTGAACGGGAATTGGCGCGAATCCCTGAGGCCTTAAAGGATGGTCGCCCGCAGGTAGACGGCATTTTGTTCGATTTAGGCGTTTCCTCGCCTCAGCTCGACGAGGCGGACCGGGGCTTCAGCTACAACCATGATGCCGAGCTCGATATGCGGATGGACCGGACTGCGCCGCTAACGGCCAGAGATATCGTAAATGACTGGTCTGACAAAGAGATTGCCGATATTTTATTCGAATACGGTGAGGAGAAATTTGCCCGAAGAATCGCTGCAAAAATCATTGCTGCGAGGGCCGAAGCACCGATTGAGACGACCGGTCAATTGGTTGAACTGATAAAAGAAGCGATACCTGCAGCCGCACGGCGCACGGGACCTCATCCGGCCAAACGGAGCTTCCAAGCGCTGCGCATTGCCGTTAATGACGAGCTAGGAGCATTCGAAGAAGCGCTGGAACAATCGATCCGCTGCTTGGTTCCGGGAGGAAGAGCGGCTGTCATCACGTTCCATTCACTCGAAGATCGTATCTGTAAACAAACGTTTACCAAATATGTATCCAAATGCACATGTCCGCCGGATTTTCCGCTCTGTGTGTGCAACCCTGTCGGTGTTGTCAAGTTGATTAACCGGAAACCGATCGAAGCGGGTACGGAAGAGCTTGAAGATAACCCGCGTGCCCGGTCGGCAAAGCTGAGAATAGCTGAAAAATTACCTTCTTAA
- a CDS encoding penicillin-binding transpeptidase domain-containing protein, whose protein sequence is MTEKVKLRSLIIGGAFTLLFVVLVTRLYWVQVVQGAELLSDAKMMWATDKELRPVRGAILDRNDKVLAEDSPAYTLALNPKIIHDKGIENEVVQGISEILNISNDSGALSTLADKIRTRINQKRDDGSYYTQVEIRNEGWKIDAEVADKIKALEKELQLKLNTKKSLGILLLPESKRFYPSGGLAAHLLGYTDKEGKPIMGLETQLDSYLKGESGWLSYEKDRYGVELPHSQSKYQPAVNGDNVRLTLDKNIQFYIESAMQKVVDRWRPKSLTAIAVDPNTMEILGLANMPSFNPNKYWEAKRQSDFINHAVASQYEPGSTFKLVTLAAAVEEGIFNPNEKYQSGSIAVPGRRLHDHNISGWGQISYLEGLKRSSNVAFVKMGYENLGQNKLRSYIDKFGFGEKTGVDIAGEVGGIVNMRYPAEFATATYGQGLTVTAMQQTAAYAAIANGGKLMWPHLIKEIYNPETGESVKKFEPKEIRRVVSESTAKQVGEYLEQVVADQSLGTGRKAYIEGYRIAGKTGTANKVVQGEKGYAEGKWVISFAGYAPLENPQILVTIIVDEPDLGGNYHLGGDVAAPAFKEIVSQTLRYMGTAPNTADQQRVQAAEREMLTAVPDLTDLPLDQARRTMDKFGVTVEPIGQGDKVIAQSLVAGTEIGTSQRIFILMQEGGDVPVPVMTGKSLRDAVGLCSFINLRCLAEGEGYVANQNLEGAGEDRVLHLQLRPYGEKAESTEPKKSEAEESSDSEEDKEKEESPVSVPNGN, encoded by the coding sequence ATGACTGAAAAAGTAAAGCTGCGATCGCTAATTATTGGAGGGGCCTTCACCCTCCTTTTTGTTGTCTTGGTTACCCGTTTATATTGGGTACAAGTGGTCCAGGGAGCGGAATTACTGTCAGACGCGAAAATGATGTGGGCAACAGACAAGGAGCTCAGACCGGTGCGCGGTGCGATTTTGGACCGCAATGATAAAGTACTCGCCGAGGATTCGCCTGCTTATACGCTGGCGCTGAATCCGAAAATCATTCATGACAAGGGCATCGAGAACGAAGTCGTTCAGGGGATTTCCGAAATTTTGAACATTTCGAATGATTCTGGTGCCTTGTCAACGCTAGCAGACAAAATCCGTACCCGGATTAATCAGAAGAGAGATGATGGTTCGTATTATACTCAAGTTGAAATTCGGAATGAAGGCTGGAAGATCGACGCAGAAGTGGCCGATAAGATCAAAGCGCTGGAGAAAGAGCTTCAGCTGAAGCTGAATACAAAAAAAAGCCTGGGTATTCTGCTGCTTCCTGAAAGCAAACGGTTTTACCCATCCGGAGGCTTGGCGGCTCATTTGCTCGGCTATACGGATAAAGAAGGCAAGCCTATTATGGGACTAGAAACCCAGCTGGATTCTTATTTAAAGGGAGAGTCCGGATGGCTTAGCTACGAGAAGGACCGTTACGGCGTGGAGCTGCCTCATTCCCAAAGTAAATATCAGCCAGCCGTCAACGGTGACAATGTGAGACTTACGCTGGACAAAAACATTCAGTTTTATATCGAGAGCGCGATGCAAAAAGTGGTTGATAGATGGCGTCCGAAAAGCTTGACGGCCATCGCGGTCGATCCGAATACAATGGAAATACTCGGACTGGCCAATATGCCCTCGTTCAACCCTAACAAATATTGGGAAGCGAAACGGCAAAGCGATTTTATAAACCATGCGGTAGCTTCTCAATATGAACCGGGATCGACCTTCAAGCTGGTCACGCTCGCTGCCGCGGTTGAAGAAGGCATTTTCAATCCGAATGAAAAGTATCAATCCGGTTCGATTGCCGTTCCGGGGCGGAGACTGCATGACCATAACATCTCGGGCTGGGGCCAAATATCCTACCTCGAAGGCTTGAAGCGCTCCAGTAACGTTGCTTTTGTCAAAATGGGGTATGAGAATCTCGGTCAGAACAAGCTGCGATCATACATCGACAAGTTCGGCTTCGGCGAAAAAACCGGTGTGGACATTGCCGGAGAAGTAGGCGGAATCGTGAATATGCGCTATCCGGCGGAATTCGCTACGGCCACATATGGCCAAGGTCTGACGGTTACGGCGATGCAGCAAACGGCGGCCTACGCTGCCATTGCCAATGGTGGAAAATTGATGTGGCCTCATCTGATCAAAGAAATTTATAACCCGGAAACGGGAGAGAGTGTCAAGAAATTCGAACCGAAGGAAATCCGCAGAGTAGTTTCGGAAAGCACGGCAAAGCAGGTCGGTGAATATCTAGAGCAGGTTGTAGCCGATCAATCGCTAGGTACGGGAAGAAAAGCTTATATCGAAGGCTATCGTATAGCCGGTAAGACAGGTACGGCGAACAAGGTAGTTCAGGGTGAGAAAGGGTATGCTGAGGGTAAGTGGGTGATTTCGTTTGCCGGATATGCACCGCTTGAAAATCCGCAAATTCTCGTTACGATCATCGTAGACGAACCGGACCTGGGGGGCAACTACCATCTCGGGGGAGATGTAGCCGCTCCGGCGTTCAAGGAAATCGTATCGCAGACCTTACGTTATATGGGCACCGCGCCTAATACTGCGGATCAGCAGCGTGTTCAGGCTGCGGAACGGGAGATGCTTACCGCGGTTCCCGATCTGACTGATCTGCCGCTGGATCAAGCTCGAAGAACGATGGACAAATTCGGCGTGACTGTAGAACCGATTGGTCAAGGAGATAAAGTCATCGCCCAATCTCTGGTCGCAGGAACCGAAATCGGAACCTCGCAGCGAATATTTATATTGATGCAGGAGGGCGGAGACGTTCCTGTGCCGGTTATGACTGGTAAATCGCTACGGGATGCGGTCGGACTTTGCTCTTTTATAAACCTGCGTTGTCTGGCCGAGGGAGAAGGCTATGTGGCGAACCAAAATCTGGAGGGCGCTGGGGAAGACCGAGTTCTGCATCTTCAGCTTCGGCCTTATGGTGAGAAAGCGGAGAGCACCGAACCGAAGAAGTCTGAAGCTGAGGAGTCTTCTGATAGCGAAGAGGATAAAGAAAAAGAGGAGTCCCCTGTATCAGTTCCCAATGGAAACTAG